The Aquipuribacter nitratireducens genome has a segment encoding these proteins:
- a CDS encoding histone-like nucleoid-structuring protein Lsr2 translates to MAQQVNVVLVDDIDGSPAEETVTFGLDGITYEIDLNADNAARLRDTFAEWVGHGRRVAGARRRGSRSVTKRSSVGADNATIREWARSNGYEVSERGRIKAEIVEAFNAANG, encoded by the coding sequence ATGGCGCAGCAGGTGAATGTCGTCCTCGTCGACGACATCGACGGTTCCCCGGCCGAGGAGACCGTCACGTTCGGCCTCGACGGCATCACGTACGAGATCGACCTCAACGCCGACAACGCCGCCCGGCTGCGCGACACGTTCGCGGAGTGGGTGGGCCACGGCCGACGCGTCGCGGGCGCCCGCCGGCGCGGCAGCCGCAGCGTCACCAAGCGCAGCAGCGTCGGCGCCGACAACGCCACCATCCGCGAGTGGGCCCGCTCCAACGGCTACGAGGTCTCGGAGCGGGGCCGCATCAAGGCCGAGATCGTCGAGGCCTTCAACGCCGCCAACGGCTGA
- a CDS encoding aldo/keto reductase, which translates to MTHTPGTTSQSVPLVRLLDGREIPQVGVGVFQVPPEETADNVATALGIGYRHVDGAQMYRNEAEVGEGLRRSGLSRDEVWLTSKLGNGAHRPDDARAAVDRSLEQLGTDHLDLLLIHWPLPTRYDGDFVTTWRVLEELKEAGKARSIGVSNFEVAHLEALADAGTEAPVVNQVECHPYLANDEVRRYCREHGIVVEAWSPIAQGGVLDDPVVTDIAEAHGRSAAQVVLRWHVQEGHVVFPKSVTTSRLEENIALFDFSLDDDQMARISALDKGEDGRTGPHPEEFDHVG; encoded by the coding sequence ATGACCCACACCCCAGGAACCACCAGCCAGTCCGTCCCCCTCGTCCGACTCCTCGACGGTCGCGAGATCCCGCAGGTCGGGGTCGGTGTCTTCCAGGTACCGCCGGAGGAGACCGCCGACAACGTCGCCACCGCGCTCGGCATCGGCTACCGGCACGTCGACGGCGCGCAGATGTACCGCAACGAGGCCGAGGTCGGCGAGGGCCTGCGGCGCTCGGGGTTGTCCCGGGACGAGGTGTGGCTCACGAGCAAGCTCGGCAACGGCGCCCACCGCCCGGACGACGCCCGTGCTGCCGTCGACCGGTCGCTGGAGCAGCTGGGGACCGACCACCTCGACCTCCTGCTCATCCACTGGCCCCTGCCCACCCGGTACGACGGCGACTTCGTCACGACGTGGCGGGTGCTCGAGGAGCTGAAGGAGGCCGGGAAGGCGCGCTCCATCGGGGTGTCGAACTTCGAGGTGGCCCACCTGGAGGCGCTCGCGGACGCCGGCACCGAGGCGCCGGTCGTCAACCAGGTCGAGTGCCACCCGTACCTCGCCAACGACGAGGTGCGCCGCTACTGCCGGGAGCACGGCATCGTCGTGGAGGCGTGGTCCCCGATCGCCCAGGGCGGGGTGCTCGACGACCCCGTCGTCACCGACATCGCCGAGGCGCACGGCCGCAGCGCCGCGCAGGTGGTCCTGCGCTGGCACGTGCAGGAGGGTCACGTCGTGTTCCCGAAATCGGTCACCACGTCGCGGCTGGAGGAGAACATCGCCCTCTTCGACTTCTCACTCGACGACGACCAGATGGCCCGCATCAGCGCACTCGACAAGGGCGAGGACGGTCGCACCGGGCCCCATCCGGAGGAATTCGACCACGTCGGGTGA
- the lysS gene encoding lysine--tRNA ligase: MSDPTTAVAAPPGEDTTESREAVEEQVAVRRAKRQRILDAGGEAYPVEVPRTHSLAEVAADPAWAALAAGEESDDVVSVAGRVMFLRGTGKLAFATLQEGDTRLQVMLSLAEVGADALERWKHDVDLGDQVSVTGRVVSSRRGELSVMAGSWCMAAKALRPLPTLHKELAEDTRVRRRYVDLVVRPEARDVVRTKATVLRSLRETFHRLGYLEVETPVLQLVHGGATARPFHTHLNALDVDMSLRIATELYLKRCIVGGLEKVYEIGRTFRNEGIDSTHSPEFTMLEAYEAYGSYDTMAVLVRELVLDAARATGRTSVPDGHGGEVDLLGEWRTVTVHDAVSEALGESVGVDTDVATLRRHAERTGVELRPGWGAGEVVLELFEKLVEHTLLQPTFVRDYPAEVRPLARPHRDDPRLAEAWDLMVAGAELSPAYSELADPVVQREKLLAQSLLAAGGDPEAMQLDEDFLRALEHGMPPTGGIGLGVDRLVMILLGVGIRETILFPLLRPEV, translated from the coding sequence GTGAGCGACCCCACCACAGCCGTGGCCGCCCCGCCGGGCGAGGACACCACGGAGTCCCGCGAGGCCGTCGAGGAGCAGGTGGCGGTCCGCCGCGCGAAGCGGCAGCGGATCCTCGACGCGGGCGGTGAGGCCTACCCCGTCGAGGTGCCCCGCACCCACTCCCTCGCGGAGGTCGCCGCCGACCCCGCCTGGGCCGCGCTCGCGGCGGGCGAGGAGAGCGACGACGTGGTGTCGGTCGCCGGCCGGGTGATGTTCCTGCGCGGCACGGGCAAGCTCGCCTTCGCGACGCTGCAGGAGGGCGACACGCGCCTCCAGGTGATGCTCAGCCTCGCCGAGGTCGGCGCGGACGCGCTCGAGCGGTGGAAGCACGACGTCGACCTGGGTGACCAGGTGTCGGTCACGGGCCGCGTGGTCAGCAGCCGGCGCGGCGAGCTGTCGGTGATGGCGGGCTCGTGGTGCATGGCCGCGAAGGCGCTGCGGCCGCTGCCGACGCTCCACAAGGAGCTGGCGGAGGACACGCGCGTGCGGCGCCGCTACGTCGACCTCGTGGTGCGGCCCGAGGCCCGCGACGTCGTCCGCACCAAGGCGACGGTCCTGCGCTCGCTGCGGGAGACGTTCCACCGGCTCGGCTACCTCGAGGTCGAGACGCCGGTGCTGCAGCTGGTCCACGGCGGGGCGACCGCGCGTCCCTTCCACACCCACCTCAACGCGCTCGACGTCGACATGAGCCTGCGCATCGCGACGGAGCTGTACCTCAAGCGGTGCATCGTCGGCGGTCTCGAGAAGGTCTACGAGATCGGCCGGACGTTCCGCAACGAGGGCATCGACTCCACGCACTCGCCGGAGTTCACGATGCTCGAGGCGTACGAGGCGTACGGCTCCTACGACACGATGGCCGTCCTCGTCCGGGAGCTCGTCCTCGACGCGGCCCGGGCCACGGGCCGCACGAGCGTCCCCGACGGTCACGGCGGCGAGGTCGACCTCCTCGGCGAGTGGCGCACCGTCACCGTGCACGACGCGGTGTCCGAGGCCCTGGGCGAGTCCGTGGGCGTCGACACCGACGTCGCGACCCTGCGCCGGCACGCCGAGCGGACGGGCGTCGAGCTGCGGCCGGGCTGGGGCGCCGGCGAGGTCGTCCTCGAGCTGTTCGAGAAGCTCGTCGAGCACACGCTCCTGCAGCCGACCTTCGTGCGGGACTACCCCGCCGAGGTGCGCCCGCTCGCGCGCCCCCACCGCGACGACCCGCGGCTCGCAGAGGCGTGGGACCTCATGGTCGCCGGCGCCGAGCTGTCCCCGGCGTACTCCGAGCTCGCCGACCCCGTCGTGCAGCGCGAGAAGCTCCTCGCGCAGTCTCTGCTCGCGGCGGGTGGCGACCCCGAGGCCATGCAGCTCGACGAGGACTTCCTCCGCGCCCTCGAGCACGGGATGCCGCCGACCGGCGGGATCGGTCTCGGCGTCGACCGGCTCGTCATGATCCTCCTCGGGGTCGGCATCCGGGAGACGATCCTCTTCCCCCTCCTGCGGCCGGAGGTCTGA
- a CDS encoding class I SAM-dependent methyltransferase: MTQDPDGAARWHGSRDQALSFGAVAEGYERVRPGYPAEVARWAFGDRPRRVVDVGAGTGKWTRVVRDLGHDVVAVEPDPGMRARLAGVLPDVEVLAGAGEALPLPDGSVDAVTFAQSWHWVDPDAGTAEVARVLRPDGRLVLVWNRRDPEAPFTRAVATTVADVEPGLLERSTADSSALAEVPRLPGPLVHDGTLEVRNDVPLSLDDAVALAATWSYVALSAARDELLDGLRGRLEGLADGGRVVLAQRAFAYRFRLV; this comes from the coding sequence GTGACGCAGGACCCCGACGGCGCCGCGCGCTGGCACGGCTCCCGTGACCAGGCGCTGTCGTTCGGCGCGGTCGCCGAGGGCTACGAGCGGGTCCGGCCCGGCTACCCGGCGGAGGTCGCCCGCTGGGCGTTCGGCGACCGGCCGCGCCGGGTGGTGGACGTCGGCGCGGGGACGGGGAAGTGGACCCGCGTGGTCCGCGACCTCGGGCACGACGTCGTCGCGGTCGAGCCGGACCCGGGCATGCGGGCGCGGCTGGCCGGGGTCCTCCCTGACGTCGAGGTGCTGGCCGGGGCGGGCGAGGCGCTGCCGCTGCCGGACGGCTCCGTCGACGCCGTCACGTTCGCGCAGTCGTGGCACTGGGTGGACCCCGACGCCGGGACGGCGGAGGTGGCGAGGGTCCTGCGTCCCGACGGCCGCCTCGTGCTCGTGTGGAACCGCCGCGACCCCGAGGCGCCCTTCACGCGTGCGGTGGCGACGACGGTCGCCGACGTCGAGCCGGGCCTCCTCGAGCGCTCGACCGCGGACAGCAGCGCGCTGGCGGAGGTGCCCCGGCTGCCCGGGCCGCTCGTGCACGATGGGACCCTCGAGGTCCGCAACGACGTCCCGCTGTCGCTCGACGACGCCGTCGCCCTCGCGGCCACGTGGTCGTACGTCGCGCTGTCCGCCGCGCGGGACGAGCTGCTCGACGGTCTGCGGGGCCGGCTCGAGGGCCTCGCGGACGGCGGCCGGGTGGTCCTGGCCCAGCGGGCGTTCGCGTACCGCTTCCGCCTCGTCTGA
- a CDS encoding STAS domain-containing protein encodes MRQVTMAAHEDDRRPEGADVQVPGIPEPRDRAGDVAVQRVGTQVVVRLYGHLDDRAAERLADATAEVESMVLSRVVVDLDEVDSIEGAGLDFLVGLHRRWKVRLLNTPNQLRGRIPRLAAVRTAEG; translated from the coding sequence GTGAGGCAGGTCACGATGGCCGCGCACGAGGACGACCGGCGACCCGAGGGAGCGGACGTGCAGGTACCCGGGATCCCGGAGCCCCGCGACCGCGCGGGCGACGTGGCCGTCCAGCGGGTCGGCACGCAGGTCGTCGTTCGCCTGTACGGCCACCTCGACGACCGGGCCGCGGAGCGCCTCGCGGACGCGACGGCCGAGGTCGAGAGCATGGTGCTGAGCCGCGTGGTCGTCGACCTCGACGAGGTCGACTCCATCGAGGGCGCGGGGCTGGACTTCCTCGTCGGTCTGCACCGCCGCTGGAAGGTGCGCCTGCTCAACACGCCCAACCAGCTCCGGGGGCGCATCCCCCGGCTGGCAGCGGTCCGCACCGCCGAGGGCTGA
- the nadC gene encoding carboxylating nicotinate-nucleotide diphosphorylase, translating to MSVTAGAIAPETLRRLVRVALDEDLGGDPGTDLTTVATVAEADRAVVEVRARAAGVLAGQVVWGPLLTDAARRTAQDPPVVELLADDGAPVRPGDVVARLTGPTRALLVAERSGLNLAGRASGIATHTHRWVQVLAGTGVQVLDTRKTTPGLRAWEKYAVRCGGGVNKRVGLFDTAMVKDNHASAAGSVVAAYRAVRSRWPDAAVEVEVESTADALAVVRAGGRYLMCDNMDLDALAATVRAVRDLVRDLDGPDGRVEVEATGGLSLDRVRDVAATGVDHVSVGALTHSSPQLDLGLDWVG from the coding sequence GTGAGCGTGACCGCCGGCGCGATCGCGCCGGAGACGCTGCGGCGGCTCGTCCGCGTCGCGCTCGACGAGGACCTGGGCGGCGACCCCGGTACCGACCTCACGACGGTCGCGACCGTGGCGGAGGCCGACCGCGCGGTCGTCGAGGTCCGCGCCCGCGCCGCCGGCGTCCTCGCCGGGCAGGTCGTGTGGGGTCCGCTGCTGACGGACGCCGCACGCCGGACGGCGCAGGACCCGCCCGTCGTCGAGCTGCTCGCCGACGACGGCGCGCCCGTGCGCCCCGGTGACGTCGTCGCGCGGCTCACCGGCCCCACCCGTGCGCTCCTCGTGGCCGAGCGGTCCGGGCTCAACCTCGCCGGCCGAGCGTCCGGCATCGCGACGCACACCCACCGCTGGGTCCAGGTCCTCGCCGGGACCGGGGTGCAGGTCCTCGACACCCGCAAGACCACGCCGGGGCTGCGGGCGTGGGAGAAGTACGCCGTGCGCTGCGGTGGCGGGGTGAACAAGCGCGTGGGTCTCTTCGACACGGCGATGGTGAAGGACAACCACGCGTCGGCCGCCGGGTCCGTCGTCGCCGCCTACCGGGCGGTGCGCAGCCGGTGGCCGGACGCCGCGGTCGAGGTCGAGGTCGAGTCGACGGCGGACGCGCTCGCCGTCGTGCGCGCCGGTGGCCGCTACCTCATGTGCGACAACATGGACCTCGACGCCCTCGCCGCCACGGTCCGGGCGGTGCGCGACCTCGTACGGGACCTCGACGGTCCCGACGGGCGCGTCGAGGTCGAGGCGACGGGCGGGCTCAGCCTCGACCGGGTGCGCGACGTCGCGGCGACGGGCGTGGACCACGTGTCCGTCGGCGCCCTCACCCACTCCTCGCCGCAGCTCGACCTCGGCCTCGACTGGGTGGGCTGA